In Miscanthus floridulus cultivar M001 chromosome 8, ASM1932011v1, whole genome shotgun sequence, the sequence TGCCTCCTACTATCAATGAAACAACAGCAAGCTTATGGCCATCAAGAGAAGCAGCTGGTTCAAAACAGTTAGTTGAGGCACTAAATCTCCATGCTAAAATCCTCCCGTCCTGCACCAAGCACAAGAAAAGAGAATCGAATAAATGAAGAATTTGAAGTTTCAAGACAAAACAAAGGTAAACCCAAAATACGGGAAGCTTACTTGTGTTGCAGCAAAGAGTAACTCACTGGCAACGGCGAGTGCATAGACTTGCCCAGTTGGTCCGGTAAGGCTCATTTCCGCTGCTGTTTGCATATTCCAAACCTGAAGGAAAAGACTACGTATTCATGCACGCAGAACACCAACGGTGATAAACTTCATCAGAATTTAAAAAGAGCTAAGGGAGCAGCAGCACTGCCTAGTGTCCAATTAGATGATAGGCGGGAGAGTCGTGCCTTGAGCCTATCACATTGATGAGCTAGTGCTAAGTTGCCTCAACTTCAGAAACAGTGAGCAATGCACAAATTTGAAGTATTACGTACCTTCACTGCATCAGGCATTCCAACAAATAACCACGGACCTTCAATGATCATACACCCAACCTCACGACCCACAGGGATGACACCGGCACACTAACAGACCACCAACAGCAAAGAAGTACTGAAattttgtcacaaggaacatacAAAACTCTCGAAGATTCAATCTAATGGCATCTCAGCTACCTGGCCAGTTTGGCAATCCCACATGCGAACAGTTCCATCCTTACTCCCGGAATACAGCTTGTCTGACCCGGCGGGCAGTGCAATGCCTGTAACACCCTGAAGGCATCCAATGCATCTCAGTTAGAAAACCTCCTTGTTTTTACCAGAGGGCAAATTGGCAGAGATCAAACTTTACCTTCTCGTGGCCCTTGAGCGGGGTAAGCATCGTAATACTATCGCTTATGCAGTAGCTGTGCGGATAGCGGCACCTCTCGCCATAGCTGCATTCGGTACCAGCGAGAAAGTACTTGCAGGGCCTGTCAGGCGGCTTGTGGCTCGCAATCCCGCTGCCGCCTCCGGGGCCCTTCCCCCATCTACTGTGACCGCCGCCGCCTCTTCCTCCGGTGTGGGGGTTGCGCCACACGTTCCCCCCGGGTCCAGTGGGGCGCTTGGGCGGCGCAGCCTCGGGAAGCTCGCTGTGGAGGAAGGGGCACGGGAAGCGGTTGCACCGCCCGGCGCGCCAGTAGTTGCAGACCTTCCCGTTGGTAGATGACGGAGCGCCGCCAGAGCCCGGGCCGAGGCGATTGTGCACTCGCTTGTTGCCGAATCGCCCGTCGGTCTCTATGTCCATGGGCGGCGGCGACTAGGGTTTGCGGGGCTCGGGAGCAGGTAAGCAAACAGGCAATATGGTGAACGCAACCTTGGTGCGCGCGGCGGCGGGGATGccggatagatagatagatatgggAAGGAGTCGGTCGCGTGGAGGGGACGCGGCGATGGCTCGCCGGAGCTGGTGGGGAGATCCGGATCGGAGAGGAAAGGGGCGGTGGCCTGGTTGCTGGGTCGGGTTCAGCTCGCGCGGTCGCGGGCGGAGGGGAGGGCCCGACTCCAGGCTCCGGCTACTGATTGTGTTTATGGTACGCGGCCCACAGGTCAGCCCATAGGTACCAGCTGACGCCGCCGACTGATGACCAGTAGCCAGAAGGTGTTTCCGTGGTTCGGCTTCTAGACTCTTCGTAGACGGTCTCCGACGCATAAGAGCACCCAAACCTAAAATGAGTCTTCAATAGTACTATATCGATCTCCAATATAATATCTATATAGGAGACCCATTTTGGGTGTCAGGAGAGGCACGACCTACTGAGTAAATATGAATATCCTCTCtcctgtagacccatttacagaaatgattctcttttgagtcttgttgttggagaagacaaaaaataggTATCGAAACATTTGCATGTAGCGTTACCTAAACATGAAATGGGTCTTATATTTGGGTTCccattgttggagatagtcttactTGAAGAGAAAACGGCTCCAGGAAAAATAACTTGCATAACACCCAGATGTCCTGACAGAAGTCCGCACGTCCGCGTCTCCTTCATCGTGTACGCCTGCCAAAATATTATCGCGCCCACCGCTTCTTTCCCTGGGCCCCTTCCCTCTCCGTGAATCCGGACGCCCGTGCCTCCTCCGTCACGCGTGTCTGTAGGAAACGCCGCACCTGCAGCTTCTTTTCCCtaacctcctcctctctctctccgcaCAGACGGGACCTAGGAGCCGGGACGAGGATGAGCATGCCCCATCCATCCGCCGCCCCCCTCCCCCTAGCTCGTCGCGCTCTATCCCCGGCGCCTGAGCCATGCCCCCATGACTCTCTatgaaacatgaaacacttgaatacaACGTATATACGTCTTAAGCAAATAAAACATTCGTaattgtgggggtataaccccataTACCCACAGGGCTATAC encodes:
- the LOC136477387 gene encoding zinc finger CCCH domain-containing protein 17-like, giving the protein MDIETDGRFGNKRVHNRLGPGSGGAPSSTNGKVCNYWRAGRCNRFPCPFLHSELPEAAPPKRPTGPGGNVWRNPHTGGRGGGGHSRWGKGPGGGSGIASHKPPDRPCKYFLAGTECSYGERCRYPHSYCISDSITMLTPLKGHEKGVTGIALPAGSDKLYSGSKDGTVRMWDCQTGQCAGVIPVGREVGCMIIEGPWLFVGMPDAVKVWNMQTAAEMSLTGPTGQVYALAVASELLFAATQDGRILAWRFSASTNCFEPAASLDGHKLAVVSLIVGGMRLYSSSMDKTIRVWDLATLQCIQTLSDHTDVVMSVLCWDQFLLSCSLDQTIKVWAATESGNLEVTYTHKEDQGALALSGMPDAQSKPVLLCSLNDNTVRLYDLPSFNDRGRLFSKQEIRAIQMGPGGLFFTGDGSGELKVWQWVDGAQT